AAATGTTCAGGCAGTTCCACCCACAGCATGAAGCCGCCCTGGGGCCGGCTGACGCGGGTGCCCGGCGGGAAGTAACGGGTCACCCAGTCACTCATCAGGTCGCGGCTGCGTTGGTATTGGCTGCGCATGCGCCGCACGTGGGGCTGGTAATGGCCGGCTTTGATGAAGTCGGCAATGGCCAGCTGGGGTTGGCTGGCGGTACTGCCAGTGCTGATGTATTTCATGTGCAGCACCCGCTCCAGGTAACGGCCCGGCGCGACCCAGCCGATGCGCAAGCCGGGTGCCAAGGTTTTGGAGAACGAGCTGCACAGCAACACGCGGCCGTCGTCGTCGAACGACTTGAGGGTGCGCGGTCGCGGGTAGGTGTAGGCCAGGTCGCCGTACACATCGTCTTCGAGTATGGCCACGTCATAGCGCTGGGCCAGGCTCAGCAAAGCCTTCTTGCGCGCCTCGGGCATGATGTAGCCCAGCGGGTTGTTGCAGCTTGGGGTGATTTGAATGAGCTTGATCGGCCACTGCTCCAGGGCCAGCTCAAGCGCTTCGAGGCTGATGCCGGTGACCGGGTCGGTGGGAATTTCCAGCGCCTTCATGCCCAGGCCCTTGAGGGTTTGCATGGCGCCATGAAAGCTTGGGGAATCGACCGCGACGATATCGCCCGGCTCGCACACGGCGCGGATGCTGCAGGACAGCGCCTCATGGCAGCCGGTGGTCACCACCAGGTCGGCCGGGCCCAGGCGGCAGCCGGAGTCCAGCATCAAGCGGGCGATCTGTTCACGCAGGGCGAGGTTGCCATGGATGTTGTCGTAGTACAGGCCTGGCATGTCCTGGCGCCGGCTTAGCTGGGCGAGGCTGCGCAGCAGCGGTTTGAGGGTCGGGCTGTTGACGTCGGGCATGCCGCGCCCTAGCTGCATCACATCCTGGCGCGGGGTACTGCGGACCAGTTCCAGCACCTGTTCCCACTGGGATATGTCTACCGGGCGCTGGGCTGGGCGGCTGACGGCGGGCAGGGCAGGGAGGTGGCGGTGTTCGCTGACAAAATAGCCGGATTTTGGCCGGGGCGAGACCATGCCGCTGTCTTCGAGCGTGCGGTAGGCCTGTTGCACGGTGCTCAGGCTGACGCCGTGCTCCACGCTCAGGGCGCGCACCGAGGGCAGGCGCTGGCCGGGGCGATACAGGCCTTGTTCGATACGAGCGCCGAGCAACTCGGCAAGATTGAGGTAAAGCGTCACGGCATACTCCAGCGTCGCCGGCCTGCGGCGACCAGTACAGTTGCGCTGAAAATACAGCATTCACCCGTCGATTCGCCAATTCTGTATGGGAATAATAAGCGGTGAGTGGATCTGTATTGTCACCATTGCCGACGCGCATGCTTTCTCCACGGTATCAACTGAATGGGAGAACGCAGCGATGGGTGGCATGAGCGATGTGCGCTTGCAACTGATGGCCAAGGAGCTGGAAACCGGGCAGCAGGCCAAGGTCTTCAACGCGCCGGCAGGCCTGAACCGTTGGGGGCTGATGGTGCATCGCTGGCATACCCGCAGGGCGCTGCTGCAGCTGACAGACGATGAGTTGCGCGATGTCGGACTGAGCTGGGAGCAGGCCCGTGAAGAAGGGCGTAAGCCATTTTGGAAAGACTGACGCCGCTCCCACAAGGAGGGCGGTGTAAGCTTTTAGGTCAGCTCTTTGAGTCGGTGCCAGAGCATCCCCAATGCCAGCAGCGGCGAGCGCAGGTGCTTGCCGCCGGGGAAGGTGATGTGTGGCACCTTGGCGAACAGGTCGAAGCGCCCGCTCTGCTGGCCGCTGATGGCCTCGCCCAGCAGGCGCCCGGCCAGGTGGGTAGCGTTGAGCCCATGGCCAGAGTACGCCTGGGCGTAATAGACGTTCGGCTGGCTGGCCAAACGCCCAATCTGTGGCAGACGGTTGGCACCGATGCCGATCATGCCGCCCCACTGGAATTCGATGCGCACATCGGCCAGGTGCGGGAAAACCTTGAGCATTTTCGGCCGCATGTAGGCGGCGATGTCTTGCGGGTCGCGGCCGGAATAGTGGCAAGCACCGCCGAACAGCAGCCGGTGGTCCGCAGACAGGCGATAGTAGTCCAGCGCTACGCGCTGGTCGCACACGGCCATGTTCTGCGGCAACAGCGAGCGCGCGCGTTCTTCACCCAGTGGCTCGGTGGCGATGATGTAGCTGCCGGCGGGCAGCACCTTGCCGCCCAGCTCGCGGTTGAGGTCGTTGTGGTAGGCATTGCAGCACAGCACGAGGGTCTTGGCGCGGACCCGGCCCTGAGCGGTGTGCACCTTGACCTCAGGGCCATACTCGATGCGGGTGACTTCCGACTGCTCATACAGGCGCACGCCAAGGCGGCTGGCTACGGCCGCCTCGCCAAGGGCCAGGTTGAGCGGGTGCAGATGGCCAGAGCCCATGTCGATCAGGCCGCCCACATAGCAATCGGCGCCGACCACGCTGTGGATATCGTCTTTGCCGACCAGGCGCAGCTCATGTTCGTAGCCCAGGCTGCGCAGTTCTTCAGCGTCCTCGGCAAAGCCCAGCAGCTCAGCAGGTTTATTGGCCAGGTCGCAATAGCCCCAGGTCAGGTCGCAGGCGATGGCGTGGCGCTCAACCCGCTCGCGGACGATCTCCACGGCTTCCAGGCCCATCAGCTTCATGCTGCGCACGCCTTCTTCGCCGATGACCGGGAGGAACTGATCCAGGCCATGGCCGACACCACGGATGAGTTGCCCACCGTTGCGCCCGCTGGCGCCCCAGCCGAGCTTACGGGCTTCCAGCAGGATGACCGAGAGGCCACGCTCGGCCAGTTCGATGGCGGTGTTAATGCCCGAATAGCCACCCCCGACGATGCACACGTCGGCGCTGTGCTCGCCTTGCAGGAACGCGTGGTCGGGGTGGGGCGCGCTGCTGGCGGCGTAGTAGGAGGCGGCGTGCTGCGCGCTGTGGATCATCGGTTGTGTCCTGGCATTGAGACGAAAGGGCGAGGATAAGCCGGGGCCGGGAGGCGGGCAACATGGCGAGGGCTGCGGGTTCAGCTGTGAATAGGCCTATAATCCAACCTGAATTCTTGCCCTGTACCCCGCCATGTCCTGCAACCGCCACAAAATCCACTTCCTGCGTGAGCTCATCCCTGCCTTCGAGTGCGAGCCCGGCTGCCACGACTGCTGCGGCCCGGTCACTACGTCAGCCGAAGAAATGGCCCGCCTGCCGCGCAAGTCCGAGGCCGAGCAGGCCGCTGCGCTGGAGCACCTGGACTGCGTGCACCTGGGGCCCAACGGTTGCACGGTGTATGAAGAGCGGCCGATGATCTGCCGTCTGTTCGGTACCACCCCGCGCATGGCCTGCCCGCGCGGTCGTGGCCCGGAACAGATGATCGAGCCCGAGGCCGAGCAGCTCGTTCACCAGTTCATTGCCACCACCCGCCAGGTGCTGGTCTAGCCTCAGTCCGGAATCGGCAGGCAGAGGCTCTCCTTCACCTCTTCCATGACGATGTAGCTCTTCGACTCGCGCACATGCGGCAGCTTCAGCAGGATGTCGCCCAGCAGCTTGCGGTACGAGGCCATTTCCGAAATACGCGCTTTGACCAGGTAGTCGAAATCGCCCGAAACCAGGTGGCACTCCAGCACATGGGGCAGCTTGAGCACCGCGCGGCGAAACTCCTCGAAGGTGTCGCCAGACTTGTAGTCAAGGCTGATTTCGACGAACACCAGCAGGCTGCCCTTCAAGTGCTGTGGGTTGAGCCGGGCGTTGTAGCCCATGATGATGCCCTCGCGCTCCAGGCGGCGGACGCGCTCGGTGCACGGGGTGGTGGAAAGCCCAACTTTCTCGCCCAGTTCGGTGAAGGAAATACGCCCGTCATTCTGCAGGATCCGCAGTATGTTGCGGTCGATCTTGTCCAGTTCACGCTTGCTCTGGTGCTGGGTTCTCATAGGGGATGCCCCTCCGTGAAAGGCGATATTGCCGAGAATTCTCGCCAAATATAGGCTTTTATATAGTGAATTGCACTGGTCTGTAATTTTTATACTGCGCGCATCCATGCCAATTCAACAAAAGACTGCGGTGCGCCGCGTGCGAGGGATCAACAATGCGAGTTCTGGTACTTGGTAGCGGTGTAATCGGAACCGCCAGTGCCTATTATCTGGCCCGGCAAGGTTTCGAAGTGACGGTGGTCGACCGCCAGCCGGCGGCAGCCATGGAAACCAGCTTCGCCAACGCAGGCCAGATCTCGCCCGGCTATGCCTCACCCTGGGCTGCCCCGGGCGTGCCGCTCAAAGCGATCAAGTGGCTGCTCGAACGCCACGCGCCGCTGGCCATCAAGCTCACCGGCGACGTCGACCAGTACCTGTGGATGGCACAGATGCTGCGCAACTGCACCGCCAACCGGTATGCGGTGAACAAGGAGCGCATGGTGCGTCTGTCCGAGTACAGCCGCGATTGCCTCGACGAGCTGCGTGCTGAAACCGGCATCGCTTACGAAGCCCGCACCCTGGGCACTACCCAGTTGTTCCGCACCCAGGCTCAGGTCGATGCCGCTGCCAAGGACATCGCCGTGCTTGAGCAGTCCGGTGTGCCCTATGAGCTGCTCGACCGCGATGGCATTGCCCGCGTCGAGCCGGCCCTGGCCGGGGTGAAAGACATTCTCGCCGGTGCACTGCGCCTGCCCAACGACCAGACCGGCGACTGCCAGCTGTTCACCACCAAGCTTGCCGACATGGCGCAGAAGCTGGGCGTGGAGTTCCGCTTCGGCCAGGACATCCAGCGCCTGGACTTTGCCGGCGATCGCATCAATGGCGTGTGGATCGACGGCAAGCTGGAAACCGCCGACCGCTACGTGCTGGCCCTGGGCAGCTACTCGCCGCAGATGCTCAAGCCACTGGGCATCAAGGCGCCGGTCTACCCGCTCAAGGGTTACTCGCTGACCGTGCCGATCACCAACGCCGAGATGGCGCCGACGTCGACCATTCTCGACGAGACCTACAAGGTCGCCATCACCCGTTTCGACAACCGCATCCGCGTTGGCGGCATGGCTGAGATCGCCGGTTTTGACCTGTCGCTCAACCCACGTCGACGCGAAACGCTGGAGATGATCGTCAACGACCTTTATCCTCGCGGCGGTGACCTGAGCCAAGCCAGTTTCTGGACCGGCCTGCGCCCGGCCACCCCGGACGGTACGCCGATCGTGGGTGCCACTGCGTTCCGTAACCTGTTCCTCAACACCGGTCACGGGACCTTGGGCTGGACCATGGCGTGCGGCTCCGGTCGCCTGCTGGCCGACCTGATTGCGCGCAAAAAGCCGCAGATCAGTGCCGAAGGGCTGGATATTTCCCGGTATGGCAACAGCCGGGAAGTGGCCAAGCAAGGCCAGACCGCGCCGGTCCACCAGCAGTAAGTTCACCTGTACCGGCCTCTTCGCGGGCAAGCCCGCTCCCACAGGTACTGCACAGTGTTCGATAGCTGTGCTGACCTTGTGGGAGCGGGCTTGCCCCGCGAAGAAGCAAACACTGTTCTTAAACTGAACCACCATAAGGCATGCCGCTATGCGTCCCGCCCGCGCCCTGATCGACCTCCAGGCCCTGCGCCACAACTACCGCCTCGCCCGTGAACTGACCGGCGCCAAAGCCCTTGCCGTGATCAAGGCCGATGCCTACGGCCACGGCGCGGTGCGTTGCGCCCTGGCGCTGGAGGCCGAAGCCGATGGCTTTGCCGTGGCCTGCATCGAAGAAGCGCTGGAACTGCGCGCCGCAGGCATCAAAGCCCCGGTGCTGCTGCTCGAAGGCTTTTTCGAGGCCAGCGAGCTGGCGCTGATGGCCGAGCACGACCTCTGGTGCGTGGTGCATTCGCTGTGGCAACTCGAAGCGATCGAAAAGACCCACGTGCACAAGCCACTGACCCTCTGGCTGAAACTCGACAGCGGCATGCACCGCGTCGGCTTGCACCCCAAGGATTACCACGCGGCGTATGAGCGCCTGCTGGCCACTGGCAAGGTTGCGCGCATTGTCTTGATGAGCCACTTCGCCCGTGCCGACGAACTGGACGCCGACGCCACCGCCGAGCAGATCGCGGTGTTCGAGGCCGCGCGCCAGGGCCTGGCCGCCGAGTGCAGCCTGCGCAATTCGCCCGCAGTGCTGGCATGGCCGCAGGCCGGCGGCGACTGGGTGCGCCCAGGCCTGATGCTGTATGGCGCTACGCCGTTTGAAGTGGCCCAGGCCGAGGCGCAACGCCTGCAACCGGTGATGACCCTGCAATCGCGGGTCATCAGCGTGCGCGAACTGCCGGCCGGCGAGCCGGTGGGCTATGGCGCCAAGTTCATCAGCCCGCGGCCGACCCGGGTCGGTGTGGTTGCCATGGGCTATGCCGATGGCTACCCGCGCCAGGCGCCCAACGGCACCCCGGTGATGGTTGCCGGCAAGCGCACCCAGCTGATTGGCCGGGTGTCGATGGACATGCTCTGCATCGACCTGACCGATGTCCCTGAGGCTACCGTCGGCAGCCCGGTGGAGCTGTGGGGCAAGCAGGTGCTGGCCAGCGAAGTGGCTGCGCATGCCGGTACCATTCCCTATCAGATCTTCTGCAACCTGAAGCGGGTGCCGAAGGACTACTGCGGTGAGTAAGTGCGACGAATAAGACGCTGAAGCGGACAGCGTGAGGGGTGGTGTGTTGTAAATACTGAACGGCATTGCCATGATATCGTTCACATCCACCCCCCATTTCTACCCGTTTCAGGAGGCTCCAGCTTTGGACGTCGGCGAACGACTGCAAGCCATCCGCAAGCTCAAGGGCCTGTCACAACGTGAACTCGCCAAGCGCGCGGGCGTAACCAACAGCACCATCTCGATGATCGAGAAGAACAGCGTCAGCCCTTCGATCAGTTCGCTGCGCAAGGTGTTGAGTGGCATTCCGATGTCCATGGTGGAATTCTTTTCGGTCGAATTGGCCGCTGAAAGCCCAACGCAGGTCGTCTACAAGGCCCACGAGCTGATCGATATCTCGGACGGTGCGGTGACCATGAAGCTGGTGGGCAAGTCGCACCCCAACCGCGCCATCGCGTTTCTCACCGAGGTCTACCCACCGGGTGCCGACACTGGCGCCGAGATGCTCACCCACGACGGCGAAGAGACCGGCATCCTGCTCGAAGGCCGGCTTGAGCTGGTGGTCGGCAACGAGATCTTCATCCTTGAGGAAGGCGACAGCTACTACTTCGAAAGCACCCGCCCGCACCGCTTTCGCAACCCCTTCGATGAACCCGCCCGGCTGATCAGCGCTGCAACACCTTCAAACTTTTGATCCAGCGCAGTGCATTGATTCGGCAATACCCCTTTCCTGTGTGGGGTCGTTTCACGGTCTCTGGGTTCCCGCTATACTTTTCAACGCTCGCCGACCCGTGGCCGCGAGCGTGATTAGCCACCATGAGGGTGTACGCGTGAACCAAATCAAGAAGATGCTGGCCGTACCAGCAGCCGTATTCGCCCTCTGGGCAATGAGCGCAACCGCTGCGACCAATGACGATATCGCCAAGCGCCTCGAGCCGGTTGGCCAGGTGTGCGTCCAGGGCCAGGAGTGCAAGGGCATGGAAGTGGCTGTTGCAGCAGGAGGCGGGGGTGCCAAGACGCCCGATGAGATCATCGCCAAGCACTGCAATGCCTGCCATGGCACCGGGCTGCTTGGTGCGCCTAAAGTGGGCGACACCGCCGCGTGGAAAGAACGCGCCGACCACCAGGGCGGCCTGGATGGCATCCTGGCCAAGGCCATTACCGGCATCAACGCCATGCCGCCCAAAGGCACCTGCGCGGACTGCTCGGATGACGACCTGAAAGGGGCGATCAAGAAAATGTCCGGGCTGTAAGACACAGCTGAATCGCACGAGGCCCGCCGTTGATGGCGGGCTTTGTATTTGTGCTGCCTGTACCGGCCTCTTCGCGGGCAAGCCCGCTCCCACACGGACCTCACAGTCTTTGAATGCTGCGCTGTACCTGTGGGAGCGGGCTTGCCCGCGAAGGGGCCCGCACAGGCAACCAACCCGCCATACCCCATGTCCAACCCCTGAACCCACGGAAGACTCAGGAGGCCAAGATGCACCTCTGCGCCATCGATCAGGCCGTCGAGCAAGTCCTGTCGCGCCTGCCGGCCCATATCCACATGGGCCTGCCACTGGGCCTTGGCAAACCCAACGCCTTCGTCAACGCCTTGTACGCCCGAGTGCGCGAACTGCCCGAGCGGCGCCTGACGATCTACACCGCCTTGTCCCTTGGCCGTCCTCCCTTGGGCGATGGCCTGCAGCGGCGCTTCCTCGAGCCTTTCGTCGAACGTGTGTTCGCTGACTACGAAGAGCTCACCTACCTCGCCGACCTGCGCCACGACCAGCTGCCACCGAACATCCGCGTCGAGCAGTTCTTCATGCAGCCTGGCAGCCTGCTGCACAGCGAGGCCGCCCAACAGGACTACATCAGCAGCAACTACAGCCATGCCGCCCGCGACATCAACGCCAAGGGCTTGAACCTGATTGCCCAGCTGGTGGCTGCCACGCCAGAAAAGCCCGTGCACCTGAGCCTGGCCTGCAACCCCGACATCACCCTCGACCTGTTGCCGATGATCGCCAAGCGCCGTGCGGCCGGTGAGACCATTCTCATGCTCGGGCAGGTTCATGCCGAACTGCCCTACATGCCGGGCGATTCGGAGCTGAGCATCGACGCCTTCGACCTGCTGATCGACCAGGTGGAGCAACGCCGGCTGTTCTCCACGCCGAACATGCCAGTCAACACCCAGGACCACTGCATCGGCCTGCACGCCAGCACGCTGGTACGCGACGGCGGTACCCTGCAGATCGGCATCGGTGCCATGGGCGATGCAGTCGCCGCCGCGTTGCTGGCGCGCCAGGGTGATAATGCGGGTTTCCGTGCCTTGCTCGACGAGCTGGATGTCGGCCCTTGGCAGGCCCTGATCGAGCGCGAAGGGGGGCTGGGCACGTTTGCCCAAGGCCTGTATGGCTGCAGCGAGATGTTCGTCAATGGCCTGCTGGTGCTGGCCGAAGCGGGCCTGCTGCGACGCCCGGCCGAGGACCATGGGCCGGTCGTGCATGGCGGCTTTTTCCTCGGCCCGCAGGCGTTCTATCAGCGGTTGAGGGAGATGCCACTCGAACAGCGCGCACGTTTTGCCATGACCCGCATCAGCTTCATCAACGAGCTGTACGGGCAGGAAGAGCTGAAGCGCCGCCAGCGCCGCGATGCGCGCTTCATCAACACGGCGTTCGGCATGACGTTGCTCGGCGCCGGGGTGGCCGACCAGCTGGAAGACGGCCGCGTGCTCAGCGGCGTGGGCGGGCAGTACAACTTCGTCGCCCAAGGCCATGCGCTGGAAGGCGGGCGCTCTATCCTGCTATTGCGCAGCTGGCGCGAGGCAGGTGGGGAGGTGACCTCAAACCTGTTCTGGACCTATGGGCACTGCACCATTCCCCGGCACCTGCGCGATATCGTGGTGACCGAGTACGGCATCGCCGACTTGCGCGGGCAGACCGACAGCGAAGTGATTGCGCGATTGCTGGCGGTCAGTGATGCCAGGTTCCAGGGCGAGCTGATCAAGCAGGCCAAGAAGGCCGGCAAGCTGGCCAAGGATTTCGAGCTGGATGCACGCTTTACAGGCAACACGCCGGAGCGCCTTGAGGCCATCCGGGCACGGCATGCAGGGTTGTTTCCGGAGTATCCGCTGGGGACTGATTTCACGGCAGAGGAGCGGGATTTGCTGCGGGCGCTGAACTGGTTGAAGAGCAAGTTCAAGTTGAGCGAGGTGCTGGAGCTGGGCAAGGCCGCGCTGGATGCGCCGGGGCCGGAGGGCTATGAGGGGCACCTGAAGCGGATGGGGCTGGACGCTCCGCAGGGATTGAAGGAAGAGTTGTATCAGCGGCTTTTGCTGGCAGGGTTGGCGGCGTCCTGAAGATAGCCGGGGCTGCTTTGCAGCCCATCGCCGGCAAGCCAGCTCCCACAGGAACTTCACGAGGCCGAGCCTTGTGCAGTACCTGTGGGAGCTGGCTTGCCGGCGATGGGGCCGGTACAGGCTTACTCGATGAAGCTGACCACACCACCTTCCAGCGATTTCACCCGAGCCAGCGATTCAACGCGGTAGCCCTGGCTGTCCAGCTCGGCACGGCCGCCCTGGAACGACTTCTCGATGACGATACCCAGGCCAGCCACAGTGGCGCCGGCCTGCTTGATGATCGAGATCAGTGCCTGCGACGCCTTGCCGTTGGCCAGGAAGTCATCGATTACCAGCACGCGGTCGCTGCTGTTGAGATGGCGCGGCGAGATGGCCACGGTGTTCTCGGTCTGCTTGGTGAAGGAATACACCGAGGCGGTCAGCAGGTTTTCGGTCAGGGTCAGCGACTGGTGCTTGCGTGCGAAGATCACCGGCACGCCCAGCTTCAGGCCAGTCATCACCGCAGGGGCAATGCCCGAGGCTTCGATGGTGACGATCTTGGTCACGCCGGCATCGGCGTAAAGGCGGGCGAACTCGTCACCGATCAACTGCATCAGCGCAGGGTCGATCTGGTGGTTGAGAAACGCGTCGACTTTAAGTACCTGATCGGAAAGCACGATGCCTTCTTCGCGAATCTTCTGATGCAGTGCTTCCACTGTGGTTTTCCTCGATGTAGCAAAGGTGGCCGCAACAGCGGCAACGGTTAAAGAGTAAGGGTTGATCAGCGTTTGAGCATTGCCCGAATATCGGCCAGTGCGTTGTTGCCACGCGCGGCTTTGACTTCGACTGGCGCATCGTCCAGGCCTTCCCAGGCCAGGTCGTCCGGCGGCAGTTCGTCGAGGAACCGGCTCGGAGTGCAGTCGATGATCTCGCCGTACTGCTTGCGCTTGGCCGCAAAGGTGAAGGCCAGGGTCTGGCGTGCGCGGGTAATGCCCACGTAGGCCAGGCGGCGTTCTTCTTCGATGGTGTCGGCTTCGATGCTGGAGCGGTGCGGAAGGATCTCTTCTTCCATGCCCATGATGAACACGTAAGGGAATTCCAGGCCCTTGGAGGCATGCAGGGTCATCATCTGCACACCTTCGGCGTTTTCTTCCTCTTCCTGCTGGCGTTCGAGCATGTCGCGCAGCACCAACTTGCCGATGGCGTCTTCGATGGTCATGTCACCCTCTTCGTCCTTCTCGAGGGTGTTTTTCAGCGCTTCGACCAGGAACCAGACGTTGCTGATGCGAAACTCCGCGGCCTTGTCGCTGGCGGTTTGCTGGCGGATCCAGTTCTCGTAGTCGATGTCGCGGATCATCTCGTGCAGCGCGGCGATTGGGTCATCCAGCGCCACCTTGTGGCGCACCCCGTCCAGCCAGTGTTTGAAGCGCTGCAGGCGCTCGGTGTAACGGGCGTCCAGGTGCTCGCCCAGGCCCAGTTCTTCACTGGCGGCGTACATCGAGATACCGCG
The sequence above is drawn from the Pseudomonas putida genome and encodes:
- a CDS encoding PLP-dependent aminotransferase family protein encodes the protein MTLYLNLAELLGARIEQGLYRPGQRLPSVRALSVEHGVSLSTVQQAYRTLEDSGMVSPRPKSGYFVSEHRHLPALPAVSRPAQRPVDISQWEQVLELVRSTPRQDVMQLGRGMPDVNSPTLKPLLRSLAQLSRRQDMPGLYYDNIHGNLALREQIARLMLDSGCRLGPADLVVTTGCHEALSCSIRAVCEPGDIVAVDSPSFHGAMQTLKGLGMKALEIPTDPVTGISLEALELALEQWPIKLIQITPSCNNPLGYIMPEARKKALLSLAQRYDVAILEDDVYGDLAYTYPRPRTLKSFDDDGRVLLCSSFSKTLAPGLRIGWVAPGRYLERVLHMKYISTGSTASQPQLAIADFIKAGHYQPHVRRMRSQYQRSRDLMSDWVTRYFPPGTRVSRPQGGFMLWVELPEHFDTLRLNRALLEQGVQVAVGSIFSASGKFRHCLRMNFAAQPTPAIEAAVRNVGETALRLLDQDEACA
- a CDS encoding DUF1127 domain-containing protein, with product MGGMSDVRLQLMAKELETGQQAKVFNAPAGLNRWGLMVHRWHTRRALLQLTDDELRDVGLSWEQAREEGRKPFWKD
- a CDS encoding NAD(P)/FAD-dependent oxidoreductase; translation: MIHSAQHAASYYAASSAPHPDHAFLQGEHSADVCIVGGGYSGINTAIELAERGLSVILLEARKLGWGASGRNGGQLIRGVGHGLDQFLPVIGEEGVRSMKLMGLEAVEIVRERVERHAIACDLTWGYCDLANKPAELLGFAEDAEELRSLGYEHELRLVGKDDIHSVVGADCYVGGLIDMGSGHLHPLNLALGEAAVASRLGVRLYEQSEVTRIEYGPEVKVHTAQGRVRAKTLVLCCNAYHNDLNRELGGKVLPAGSYIIATEPLGEERARSLLPQNMAVCDQRVALDYYRLSADHRLLFGGACHYSGRDPQDIAAYMRPKMLKVFPHLADVRIEFQWGGMIGIGANRLPQIGRLASQPNVYYAQAYSGHGLNATHLAGRLLGEAISGQQSGRFDLFAKVPHITFPGGKHLRSPLLALGMLWHRLKELT
- a CDS encoding YkgJ family cysteine cluster protein, translating into MSCNRHKIHFLRELIPAFECEPGCHDCCGPVTTSAEEMARLPRKSEAEQAAALEHLDCVHLGPNGCTVYEERPMICRLFGTTPRMACPRGRGPEQMIEPEAEQLVHQFIATTRQVLV
- the dadR gene encoding transcriptional regulator DadR; protein product: MRTQHQSKRELDKIDRNILRILQNDGRISFTELGEKVGLSTTPCTERVRRLEREGIIMGYNARLNPQHLKGSLLVFVEISLDYKSGDTFEEFRRAVLKLPHVLECHLVSGDFDYLVKARISEMASYRKLLGDILLKLPHVRESKSYIVMEEVKESLCLPIPD
- the dadA gene encoding D-amino acid dehydrogenase is translated as MRVLVLGSGVIGTASAYYLARQGFEVTVVDRQPAAAMETSFANAGQISPGYASPWAAPGVPLKAIKWLLERHAPLAIKLTGDVDQYLWMAQMLRNCTANRYAVNKERMVRLSEYSRDCLDELRAETGIAYEARTLGTTQLFRTQAQVDAAAKDIAVLEQSGVPYELLDRDGIARVEPALAGVKDILAGALRLPNDQTGDCQLFTTKLADMAQKLGVEFRFGQDIQRLDFAGDRINGVWIDGKLETADRYVLALGSYSPQMLKPLGIKAPVYPLKGYSLTVPITNAEMAPTSTILDETYKVAITRFDNRIRVGGMAEIAGFDLSLNPRRRETLEMIVNDLYPRGGDLSQASFWTGLRPATPDGTPIVGATAFRNLFLNTGHGTLGWTMACGSGRLLADLIARKKPQISAEGLDISRYGNSREVAKQGQTAPVHQQ
- the alr gene encoding alanine racemase — translated: MRPARALIDLQALRHNYRLARELTGAKALAVIKADAYGHGAVRCALALEAEADGFAVACIEEALELRAAGIKAPVLLLEGFFEASELALMAEHDLWCVVHSLWQLEAIEKTHVHKPLTLWLKLDSGMHRVGLHPKDYHAAYERLLATGKVARIVLMSHFARADELDADATAEQIAVFEAARQGLAAECSLRNSPAVLAWPQAGGDWVRPGLMLYGATPFEVAQAEAQRLQPVMTLQSRVISVRELPAGEPVGYGAKFISPRPTRVGVVAMGYADGYPRQAPNGTPVMVAGKRTQLIGRVSMDMLCIDLTDVPEATVGSPVELWGKQVLASEVAAHAGTIPYQIFCNLKRVPKDYCGE
- a CDS encoding cupin domain-containing protein; translation: MDVGERLQAIRKLKGLSQRELAKRAGVTNSTISMIEKNSVSPSISSLRKVLSGIPMSMVEFFSVELAAESPTQVVYKAHELIDISDGAVTMKLVGKSHPNRAIAFLTEVYPPGADTGAEMLTHDGEETGILLEGRLELVVGNEIFILEEGDSYYFESTRPHRFRNPFDEPARLISAATPSNF
- a CDS encoding c-type cytochrome: MLAVPAAVFALWAMSATAATNDDIAKRLEPVGQVCVQGQECKGMEVAVAAGGGGAKTPDEIIAKHCNACHGTGLLGAPKVGDTAAWKERADHQGGLDGILAKAITGINAMPPKGTCADCSDDDLKGAIKKMSGL
- a CDS encoding acetyl-CoA hydrolase/transferase C-terminal domain-containing protein yields the protein MHLCAIDQAVEQVLSRLPAHIHMGLPLGLGKPNAFVNALYARVRELPERRLTIYTALSLGRPPLGDGLQRRFLEPFVERVFADYEELTYLADLRHDQLPPNIRVEQFFMQPGSLLHSEAAQQDYISSNYSHAARDINAKGLNLIAQLVAATPEKPVHLSLACNPDITLDLLPMIAKRRAAGETILMLGQVHAELPYMPGDSELSIDAFDLLIDQVEQRRLFSTPNMPVNTQDHCIGLHASTLVRDGGTLQIGIGAMGDAVAAALLARQGDNAGFRALLDELDVGPWQALIEREGGLGTFAQGLYGCSEMFVNGLLVLAEAGLLRRPAEDHGPVVHGGFFLGPQAFYQRLREMPLEQRARFAMTRISFINELYGQEELKRRQRRDARFINTAFGMTLLGAGVADQLEDGRVLSGVGGQYNFVAQGHALEGGRSILLLRSWREAGGEVTSNLFWTYGHCTIPRHLRDIVVTEYGIADLRGQTDSEVIARLLAVSDARFQGELIKQAKKAGKLAKDFELDARFTGNTPERLEAIRARHAGLFPEYPLGTDFTAEERDLLRALNWLKSKFKLSEVLELGKAALDAPGPEGYEGHLKRMGLDAPQGLKEELYQRLLLAGLAAS
- a CDS encoding xanthine phosphoribosyltransferase, which gives rise to MEALHQKIREEGIVLSDQVLKVDAFLNHQIDPALMQLIGDEFARLYADAGVTKIVTIEASGIAPAVMTGLKLGVPVIFARKHQSLTLTENLLTASVYSFTKQTENTVAISPRHLNSSDRVLVIDDFLANGKASQALISIIKQAGATVAGLGIVIEKSFQGGRAELDSQGYRVESLARVKSLEGGVVSFIE